A window from Parambassis ranga chromosome 13, fParRan2.1, whole genome shotgun sequence encodes these proteins:
- the LOC114444375 gene encoding extracellular calcium-sensing receptor-like, whose protein sequence is MTLLAAKLLVLVSLIKPSSAAAPDNCVFMGEEERNSLYEDGDVVVGGLFPLHYSPVSFHPTYTLKPAPTMYNFSSRALRWMQTMTFAIKEINRRSDLLPQLKLGFHIRDSCDDIPVSLRASLLLVNGQPEGGKGLENTNGSNLGCGAVKRTVSSVIIGDAGSGVSMALLRSLGSFRVPLVSYFASCSCLSNQREFPTFMRTMPSDAFQIRALARLVSFFSWTWVGVIGVESDYARFAIQLFLQESVQYGVCAAYTHFYPVVLSQEVLDELLDVIQMSSSKVIINFSSESEMEGILTEIQRRNISGLQWIASEAWATAKSLWEKSKNLLRGTLGFAIRRADVIPGLGEHLTHLTPAYIRESAYLAEFWEEMFNCRLNGSVNNHSHGVDSYLDRPQCEGTEDLNDVYSPYSDVTQLRVSYNVYKAVYLVAHALQDMSDCKNGNGPFLNDTCADPKNFKPWQLIHYMKRANFSALGEEVNFDKNGDPIAYYDLVNWQKRPDGSLLLVKVGFYDASLPAGHTLVINESVIQWPAGKQAFRSVCSNSCPPGFRIARRKGEPICCYDCVPCAEGEVSKKTDSLECSRCSEETWPNKARDLCIPKTIEYLSYHELMGILLCAAAVLGACISLVIFTIFFIYKDTPLVRANNMELSFLLLVFLAVCFLVALLFIGEPSDWLCRIRYPTFGISFALCISCLLAKTAVVLMAFRSTLPGSKAMKWFGPNQQRASVFLGTAIQGIICLIWLLINPPHANKNADYHSATIIIECVTGSEVGFWCVLGYIGVLACMCFLLAFLARKLPDNFNEAKFITFSMLIFFAVWITFIPVYVSTAGKYTVAVHIFAILASAFGLLFCIFVPKCYIIILKPEKNSKKHMMQR, encoded by the exons ATGACACTGCTGGCTGCAAAGCTTCTAGTGTTGGTTTCTCTTATTAAACCtagctcagctgctgctccggataactgtgtgtttatgggggaagaagagagaaacagtctgtATGAAGATGGGGATGTAGTTGTTGGGGGGTTATTCCCTCTGCATTACAGTCCTGTGTCTTTTCATCCAACATACACACTAAAACCAGCACCTACTATGTATAA CTTCAGCTCTCGTGCACTGCGCTGGATGCAGACCATGACGTTTGCAATCAAAGAGATCAACCGACGCAGTGACCTCCTACCACAGCTCAAGCTGGGCTTTCACATCCGTGACAGCTGTGATGATATACCTGTGTCTCTGAGAGCTTCTTTGCTGTTGGTAAATGGACAGCCGGAGGGAGGTAAAGGCCTAGAAAATACTAACGGCTCTAATTTAGGCTGTGGTGCTGTGAAAAGGACTGTGTCCTCTGTAATCATTGGAGATGCAGGCTCTGGGGTGTCTATGGCTCTGCTGCGAAGTCTGGGTTCTTTCCGTGTCCCTCTG GTGAGCTATTTTGCGtcctgcagctgtctgagtAACCAAAGAGAGTTCCCTACCTTCATGCGCACCATGCCCAGCGATGCCTTCCAGATCAGAGCCTTAGCTCGGCTGGTGAGCTTCTTCAGCTGGACCTGGGTGGGAGTCATTGGCGTGGAATCTGATTATGCTCGCTTTGCCATTCAGCTGTTCCTCCAGGAGTCAGTGCAgtatggtgtgtgtgcagcctacACTCATTTTTACCCTGTAGTGCTTAGTCAGGAGGTTCTAGATGAGCTGCTAGATGTTATCCAG ATGTCATCGTCAAAGGTCATCATTAACTTCTCTAGTGAGTCAGAGATGGAGGGCATTCTGACAGAGATTCAGCGTCGGAATATCTCCGGCCTGCAGTGGATCGCCAGTGAGGCCTGGGCCACTGCCAAGTCCCTTTGGGAAAAGTCCAAAAATCTTTTGAGGggaactctgggatttgctatCCGCAGAGCTGATGTGATTCCTGGGCTAGGGGAGCACCTCACCCATCTCACACCAGCCTACATTCGTGAATCAGCTTACTTGGCAGAATTTTGGGAGGAGATGTTTAACTGTCGACTCAACGGGTCGGTGAACAACCATTCTCATGGAGTAGACAGCTACCTTGACAGACCTCAGTGTGAAGGGACAGAGGATTTAAATGATGTTTACTCTCCTTATTCTGACGTGACACAGCTAAGAGTGTCCTATAATGTCTATAAGGCTGTGTATCTAGTGGCTCATGCCTTGCAAGATATGAGTGATTGCAAAAATGGAAATGGGCCTTTCCTTAATGACACCTGTGCAGACCCAAAGAATTTTAAGCCATGGCAG ctCATCCACTATATGAAGCGTGCCAATTTTTCCGCGCTGGGGGAGGAAGTAAACTTTGATAAAAATGGTGACCCCATTGCTTATTATGACCTTGTAAACTGGCAGAAGAGGCCAGATGGCTCTCTACTTTTGGTTAAAGTTGGTTTCTATGATGCCTCACTGCCTGCTGGACACACACTGGTCATAAATGAGTCTGTGATCCAGTGGCCTGCAGGGAAGCAG GCTTTCCGGTCtgtgtgcagcaacagttgtcCTCCAGGTTTTCGCATTGCCAGGAGAAAAGGGGAGCCTATCTGCTGTTACGACTGTGTGCCCTGTGCAGAAGGGGAAGTTAGTAAAAAGACTG ATTCCTTAGAGTGCTCACGTTGCTCAGAGGAGACATGGCCCAATAAGGCCAGAGATCTTTGCATCCCAAAGACTATTGAGTACCTGTCTTATCATGAGTTAATGGGCAttctgctgtgtgctgctgctgtccttggAGCTTGCATTTCTCTGGTCATCTTCACCATCTTCTTTATATATAAAGACACGCCACTGGTTCGGGCCAACAACATGGAACTGAGCTTCCTTCTCTTGGTGTTCCTTGCCGTCTGTTTCCTTGTTGCCCTGCTTTTCATTGGTGAGCCATCAGACTGGCTTTGCCGTATCAGGTACCCAACATTTGGGATCAGTTTTGCCCTCTGCATTTCATGCCTCCTTGCTAAGACAGCAGTGGTCCTAATGGCTTTTAGGTCCACATTGCCAGGAAGCAAAGCCATGAAGTGGTTTGGGCCCAACCAGCAGAGAGCCAGTGTGTTTTTAGGAACAGCAATCCAG GGAATAATCTGTCTTATCTGGCTGCTCATTAACCCCCCTCATGCAAACAAGAACGCAGATTACCACAGTGCTACCATCATCATTGAGTGTGTTACTGGTTCAGAGGTTGGATTCTGGTGTGTTCTTGGATACATTGGTGTACTGGCCTGCATGTGCTTCTTGTTGGCTTTTTTGGCTCGAAAGCTACCTGATAATTTTAATGAGGCAAAGTTCATCACCTTCAGCATGTTGATTTTCTTTGCAGTGTGGATCACTTTTATTCCAGTTTATGTGAGCACAGCTGGAAAATACACAGTGGCCGTCCATATTTTTGCTATTTTAGCCTCTGCCTTTGGACTcctgttttgcatttttgtacCAAAGTGCTACATCATAATTCtgaaaccagaaaaaaacagcaagaagCACATGATGCAAAGGTGA
- the LOC114445142 gene encoding extracellular calcium-sensing receptor-like, producing MASLFKAGDIMIGGIFPVFNKEISSTATFEREPSGVQCAGFDLRAFRWTQVMIFAIEEINKDLSILPNISLGYRILNSCASPTNTLRAALTLASRPEEIEETSPCPPAISALIAESGSTQSLAVAGALGPFQVPVVSYFSTCACLSDRAKYPTFFRTIPSDYFQAKALAALVKHFGWQWIGALQSDNDYGRNGILAFTEEVKKLGVCIAFVGTILRTYTMDKILDVVEMIKQSTVKVILAFVPEGDFYPLMREIVKQNITGIQWIASEAWITAARPSTPYIFQAFGGSLGFVVQKMAIPNLQPFLTSINPYKDPKAGFVRDFWEIITGCKPVLPGEHTATDTSAKICTGNETLLNSQDVFFNVTQLRVSYNVYKAVYAIAHALHQLIFCHPVGEKSMKPCLNVSEIKHKQVIDHLQKVNFRNQFGDNVFFDENGDPPASYDIINWQMKDGQVQHMTLGHFASDAKGNHKLSIQEENIVWRTGTTVPTSVCSNVCAAGTRKAQIKGKPVCCFDCIPCADGTIANSTGAADCTPCPQEYWSNERKDECIPKTIEFLSYHEPMGIALTVVSLLGASLSLATMMVFIHYRETPVIKASNSELSCFLLFSLFLCFLCPLTFIGRPTAWTCMLRHTAFGVTFALCISCILGKTIVVVTAFKATVPGSKVAGKFGPAQQRMIVCSCTLIQIVICILWLTLNPPFPDKVFRYSNKKIVLECNTGSETAFYAVLGYIGILAVICLILAFLARKLPDNFNEAKFITFSMLIFCAVWITFIPAYVSSPGKFTVAVEIFAILSSAFGLLICIFAPKCYIILIRPEKNTKKHLMGKNVDKKYNK from the exons ATGGCAAGTTTGTTTAAAGCAGGTGACATAATGATCGGGGGgatttttcctgttttcaaCAAAGAGATAAGCAGCACAGCTACGTTTGAGAGGGAGCCTTCTGGAGTACAGTGTGCAGG GTTTGACTTGCGAGCTTTTCGATGGACCCAAGTGATGATATTTGCAATTGAAGAAATCAACAAAGATCTGTCTATCCTGCCAAACATATCTCTCGGTTACAGAATCCTAAACTCTTGCGCATCTCCCACAAATACTTTGCGTGCTGCACTAACCCTGGCAAGCAGACCAGAGGAGATAGAGGAAACGTCTCCCTGCCCTCCAGCTATATCTGCCCTCATAGCAGAGTCAGGATCAACTCAGTCTTTAGCTGTGGCTGGAGCTCTTGGCCCATTTCAAGTGCCAGTA GTAAGTTACTTCTCCACATGTGCCTGCCTGAGTGACAGAGCTAAGTATCCGACCTTTTTCCGGACCATCCCCAGCGACTACTTCCAGGCAAAAGCTTTGGCAGCTCTGGTCAAACATTTTGGTTGGCAGTGGATTGGTGCCCTTCAGTCAGACAATGATTATGGCCGAAACGGCATTCTGGCTTTTACTGAGGAAGTTAAAAAGCTCGGAGTTTGCATTGCCTTTGTTGGGACTATTCTACGTACGTATACTATGGATAAAATTCTGGATGTTGTGGAAATGATCAAACAGTCAACAGTTAAAGTGATTTTGGCTTTTGTGCCTGAGGGTGACTTTTATCCTTTAATGAGAGAGatagtaaaacaaaacattacagGAATCCAGTGGATTGCCAGTGAGGCCTGGATAACAGCAGCTCGACCCTCCACACCTTATATCTTTCAAGCCTTTGGTGGATCTCTTGGATTTGTGGTGCAAAAGATGGCAATTCCAAATCTACAGCCATTTCTTACAAGTATTAATCCATATAAAGATCCAAAGGCTGGTTTTGTGAGGGACTTCTGGGAAATAATAACAGGCTGTAAACCTGTTTTACCTGGAGAACACACAGCTACTGACACATCAGCTAAAATATGCACAGGCAATGAGACATTGTTGAATTCCCAGGACGTGTTCTTCAATGTTACACAGCTGAGAGTGTCCTATAATGTGTATAAAGCAGTTTATGCCATCGCACATGCGCTTCATCAGCTGATATTCTGTCACCCAGTGGGAGAGAAATCAATGAAGCCATGTTTGAATGTATCAGAAATTAAGCACAAACAG GTCATTGATCATCTACAGAAGGTGAATTTTAGGAATCAGTTTGGGGATAATGTGTTCTTCGATGAGAACGGTGACCCTCCTGCTTCCTATGATATTATTAACTGGCAGATGAAAGATGGTCAGGTGCAACACATGACTCTGGGTCACTTTGCATCTGATGCAAAAGGCAATCATAAGCTCAGCATCCAGGAGGAAAATATAGTGTGGAGGACAGGGACAACG GTGCCCACGTCAGTGTGCTCCAATGTTTGTGCAGCAGGAACCAGGAAAGCTCAAATTAAGGGGaaacctgtgtgctgtttcgACTGTATCCCGTGTGCTGATGGAACTATAGCAAACTCAACAG gagcagcagactgCACACCCTGTCCACAGGAGTATTGGTCCAACGAGAGGAAGGATGAGTGCATCCCTAAAACAATTGAGTTCCTGTCATATCATGAGCCGATGGGTATCGCTCTCACAGTGGTGTCCCTGCTGGGGGCCTCCCTGTCTCTGGCCACGATGATGGTTTTTATCCACTACAGAGAGACTCCTGTGATAAAGGCCAGCAACTCCGAGCTGAGCTGTTTCctgctcttttctctttttctgtgttttctctgtcctCTTACTTTCATCGGCAGACCAACAGCCTGGACTTGCATGCTGCGTCACACAGCGTTTGGTGTAACATTTGCATTGTGTATTTCCTGCATCCTGGGAAAAACTATCGTTGTTGTCACAGCTTTCAAAGCCACAGTTCCTGGCAGCAAAGTTGCAGGAAAGTTTGGTCCTGCTCAGCAAAGGATGATCGTATGCTCCTGCACTCTGATTCAAATAGTCATATGTATACTGTGGCTGACATTAAACCCTCCTTTTCCTGATAAAGTGTTCAGATACAGCAACAAGAAGATTGTTTTAGAATGTAACACAGGCTCTGAGACTGCTTTCTATGCAGTGCTGGGCTACATCGGGATTCTTGCAGTCATATGTCTGATCCTGGCATTTCTGGCAAGAAAGCTGCCTGATAACTTTAACGAAGCCAAATTCATTACATTCAGCATGCTGATATTCTGTGCTGTGTGGATCACATTTATCCCAGCATATGTCAGCTCTCCTGGGAAATTTACTGTAGCTGTGGAGATATTTGCAATATTGTCCTCAGCATTTGGTTTATTGATTTGTATTTTTGCACCTAAATGTTACATAATATTGATAAGGCCagagaaaaatacaaagaaacatCTCATGGGGAAAAATGTggataaaaaatataataaatga
- the LOC114444381 gene encoding extracellular calcium-sensing receptor-like translates to MPSLFMEGDIMIGGIFPVFNKEIGRTSTFESEPPGVRCAVFDLRAFRWTQVMIFAIEEINKGLSILPNISLGYRILNSCSSPTNTLRATLSLASRPQEIEETSPCPPTVSAVIAEAGSSQSLAVAGTLGPFQVPVVSYFSTCACLSDRAKYPSFFRTIPSDYFQAKALAALVKHFGWQWIGALQSDNDYGRNGILAFTEEVKKLGVCIAFVGTIKRTYPLEKILDVVEMIKQSTVKVILAFTPEGDFAALMREIVKQNITGIQWIASEAWITAPQPSTPYIFQAFGGSLGFVVQKMAIPNLQPFLTSINPYKDPKAGFVRDFWEIITGCKPVLPGEHTTTDTSAKICTGNETLINSQDVFFNVTQLRVSYNVYKAVYAIAHALHQLIFCHPVGEKSMKPCLNVSEIKHKQVIDHLQKVNFRNQFGDNVFFDENGDPPASYDIINWQMKDGQVQHMTLGHFASDAKGNYKLRIQEENIVWRTGTTVPTSVCSNVCAAGTRKAQIKGKPVCCFDCIPCADGTIANSTGAADCTPCPQEYWSNERKDECIPKTIEFLSYHEPMGIALTVVSLLGASLSLATMMVFIHYRETPVIKASNSELSCFLLFSLFLCFLCPLTFIGRPTAWTCMLRHTAFGVTFALCISCILGKTIVVVTAFKATVPGSKVAGKFGPAQQRMIVCSCTLIQIVICILWLTLNPPFPDKVFRYSNKKIVLECNTGSETAFYAVLGYIGILAVICLILAFLARKLPDNFNEAKFITFSMLIFCAVWITFIPAYVSSPGKFTVAVEIFAILSSAFGLLICIFAPKCYIILIRPEKNTKKRVMGKI, encoded by the exons ATGCCAAGTTTATTTATGGAAGGAGACATCATGATCGGGGGAATTTTTCCAGTTTTCAACAAAGAGATAGGCAGAACTTCTACATTTGAGAGTGAGCCGCCTGGAGTGCGGTGTGCAGT GTTTGACCTGCGAGCTTTTCGATGGACCCAAGTGATGATATTTGCAATTGAAGAAATCAACAAAGGTCTGTCTATCCTGCCAAACATATCTCTCGGTTACAGAATCCTTAATTCCTGTTCATCGCCCACAAACACTTTACGTGCTACACTCTCACTGGCAAGCAGACCACAGGAGATAGAGGAGACGTCTCCCTGTCCTCCTACAGTATCTGCTGTCATAGCAGAGGCAGGATCATCTCAGTCTTTAGCTGTGGCTGGAACTCTTGGACCATTTCAAGTGCCAGTA gtAAGTTACTTCTCCACATGTGCCTGCCTGAGTGACAGAGCTAAGTATCCAAGCTTTTTCCGGACCATCCCTAGCGACTACTTCCAGGCAAAAGCTTTGGCAGCGCTGGTCAAACATTTTGGTTGGCAGTGGATTGGTGCCCTTCAGTCAGACAATGATTATGGGCGAAACGGCATTCTGGCTTTTACTGAGGAAGTTAAAAAGCTCGGAGTTTGCATTGCCTTTGTTGGGACTATTAAGCGCACATACCCTCTGGAAAAGATTCTGGATGTTGTGGAAATGATCAAACAGTCAACAGTCAAAGTGATTTTGGCTTTTACTCCTGAGGGTGACTTTGCTGCTTTAATGAGAGAGatagtaaaacaaaacattacagGAATCCAGTGGATTGCCAGTGAGGCCTGGATAACAGCACCTCAGCCCTCCACGCCTTATATCTTTCAAGCTTTTGGTGGTTCTCTTGGATTTGTGGTGCAAAAGATGGCAATTCCAAATCTACAGCCATTTCTTACAAGTATTAATCCGTATAAAGATCCAAAGGCTGGTTTTGTGAGGGACTTCTGGGAAATAATAACAGGCTGTAAACCTGTTTTACCTGGAGAACACACAACTACTGACACATCAGCTAAAATATGCACAGGCAATGAGACATTAATTAATTCCCAGGATGTGTTCTTCAATGTTACACAGCTGAGAGTGTCCTATAATGTGTATAAAGCAGTTTATGCCATTGCACATGCACTTCATCAGCTGATATTCTGTCACCCAGTGGGAGAGAAATCAATGAAGCCATGTTTGAATGTATCAGAAATTAAGCACAAACAG GTCATTGATCATCTACAGAAGGTGAATTTTAGGAATCAGTTTGGGGATAATGTGTTCTTCGATGAGAACGGTGACCCTCCTGCTTCCTATGATATTATTAACTGGCAGATGAAAGATGGTCAGGTGCAACACATGACTCTGGGTCACTTTGCATCTGATGCAAAAGGCAATTATAAGCTCCGCATCCAGGAGGAAAATATAGTGTGGAGGACAGGGACAACG GTGCCCACATCAGTGTGCTCCAATGTTTGTGCAGCAGGAACCAGGAAAGCACAAATTAAGGGGaaacctgtgtgctgtttcgACTGTATCCCGTGTGCTGATGGAACTATAGCAAACTCAACAG gagcagcagactgCACACCCTGTCCACAGGAGTATTGGTCCAACGAGAGGAAGGATGAGTGCATCCCTAAAACAATTGAGTTCCTGTCATATCATGAGCCGATGGGTATCGCTCTCACAGTGGTCTCCCTGCTGGGGGCCTCCCTGTCTCTGGCCACGATGATGGTTTTTATCCACTACAGAGAGACTCCTGTGATAAAGGCCAGCAACTCCGAGCTGAGCTGTTTcctgctcttttctctctttctgtgctttctctgtcctctcactTTCATCGGCAGACCAACAGCCTGGACGTGCATGCTGCGTCACACAGCGTTTGGTGTAACATTTGCATTGTGTATTTCCTGCATCCTGGGAAAAACTATCGTTGTAGTCACAGCTTTCAAAGCCACAGTTCCTGGCAGCAAAGTTGCAGGAAAGTTTGGTCCTGCTCAGCAAAGGATGATCGTATGCTCCTGCACTCTGATTCAAATAGTCATATGTATACTGTGGCTGACATTAAACCCTCCTTTTCCTGATAAAGTGTTCAGATACAGCAACAAGAAGATTGTTTTAGAATGTAACACAGGCTCTGAGACTGCTTTCTATGCAGTGCTGGGCTACATCGGGATTCTTGCAGTCATATGTCTGATCCTGGCATTTCTGGCAAGAAAGCTGCCTGATAACTTTAACGAAGCCAAATTCATTACATTCAGCATGCTGATATTCTGTGCTGTGTGGATCACATTTATCCCAGCATATGTCAGCTCTCCTGGGAAATTTACTGTAGCTGTGGAGATATTTGCAATATTGTCCTCAGCATTTGGTTTATTGATTTGTATTTTTGCACCTAAATGTTACATAATATTGATAAGGCCagagaaaaatacaaagaaacgTGTCATGGGGAAAATTTAA
- the LOC114445143 gene encoding extracellular calcium-sensing receptor-like, which translates to MIFAIEEINKNPAILPNHTLGYRIHNSCGMTNIIKSAIDLVSGQREIIDERNCTKADTVQAVLGHSGSAPTVAFARVIGRFHVPVLSHFATCACLSDRQQFPSFFRTIPSDLHQSRALAKLVKYFGWTWVGAISNKNDYGINGISSFIHAAQEERVCIEYYQAFEQTGPPEELNKVLETVKYSTSKVIVAFMSHREVNVLAAELFKQNITGLQWVGSDAWITDHSLTEHEGHSILVGSLGFVISRAQIPGLEEHLRRIHPSHFPGSQFLKNFWEDVFDCTLNNTTNAQRKPCSGLETLQSVESSEVRFTNNVYKSVYAVAHALHNLVMCEEGKGPFDNGSCADIAHFQPWQVLHYLQNINFTTSEGERVTFDHNGDSTARYELVNIQHVTSGTMHVATVGVFDATLPSDRQFVMNGMKIVWGSDTVPVSVCSESCPPGKRKVLQNRKPVCCYDCMLCAEGEISNITDSIDCYKCPIDYWPNTRRDTCILKETEFLSYAELMGLILTFFSLMGALLTIFIALVFFNFRETPIVRANNSELSFLLLFSLTLCFLCSLTFIGRPSEWSCMLRHTAFGITFVLCISCVLGKTLVVLMAFRATLPGSSVMKWFGPAQQRLSVLGFTLIQIIICILWLSISPPFPYRNTNHYKEKIILECALGSAVGFWAVLGYIGILAVLCFLLAFLARKLPDNFNEAKFITFSMLIFCAVWITFIPAYVSSPGKFTVAVEIFAILASSYGLLFCIFIPKCYIILLRPEQNTVEEIKCKTLF; encoded by the exons ATGATCTTTGCCATtgaggaaataaataaaaatcctgCTATCCTCCCAAACCACACACTTGGTTACAGGATACACAATTCATGTGGAATGACAAACATCATCAAGTCTGCTATAGATTTAGTAAGCGGGCAGAGAGAGATCATAGATGAGCGGAACTGTACAAAGGCGGACACTGTGCAGGCTGTGCTCGGGCACTCCGGTTCTGCACCCACAGTGGCGTTTGCTCGGGTTATAGGAAGGTTCCATGTACCCGTG CTCAGCCACTTTGCCACCTGTGCATGTCTGAGTGACAGGCAACAGTTTCCATCCTTCTTCCGAACTATTCCCAGCGACCTCCACCAAAGCAGAGCATTGGCAAAGCTGGTCAAGTACTTCGGCTGGACGTGGGTGGGCGCGATAAGTAACAAAAATGATTATGGCATCAATGGGATCTCTTCGTTTATACACGCTGCACAAGAAGAAAGGGTTTGCATAGAGTATTACCAGGCATTTGAACAAACAGGTCCTCCTGAGGAGTTAAATAAAGTACTTGAAACTGTAAAGTACTCCACATCGAAGGTTATTGTGGCATTCATGTCACACAGAGAAGTTAATGTGCTAGCAGCTGAGTTGTTCAAGCAGAATATCACAGGTCTGCAGTGGGTTGGCAGTGACGCCTGGATCACAGATCACTCTCTGACGGAACATGAGGGGCACAGCATCCTCGTGGGTTCACTGGGCTTTGTTATCAGCCGAGCTCAGATCCCAGGGTTAGAGGAGCACCTGAGGCGCATCCACCCCTCACATTTCCCTGGCAGTCAGTTTCTCAAAAATTTCTGGGAAGACGTGTTTGACTGCACTCTGAATAATACTACAAACGCACAAAGAAAGCCATGCAGTGGCTTGGAAACCTTACAGAGTGTTGAATCATCTGAGGTGAGATTTACCAACAATGTATACAAGTCAGTTTATGCAGTGGCCCATGCTCTCCATAATCTAGTCATGTGTGAGGAGGGGAAGGGTCCCTTTGACAATGGGAGCTGCGCTGACATTGCACACTTTCAACCATGGCAG GTGCTACATTATTTACAGAATATAAACTTCACCACAAGTGAGGGGGAAAGAGTGACTTTTGACCATAATGGAGATTCAACTGCAAGATATGAACTCGTTAACATACAGCATGTAACCTCAGGAACCATGCATGTGGCAACAGTCGGTGTTTTTGATGCCACTTTGCCCTCTGATCGTCAGTTTGTAATGAATGGCATGAAGATAGTTTGGGGCAGTGATACG GTGcctgtgtcagtgtgcagtGAGAGCTGCCCGCCAGGAAAACGTAAGGTCCTGCAGAACAGAAAGCCCGTTTGCTGCTATGACTGTATGCTGTGTGCAGAAGGAGAAATCAGCAACATTACAG ACTCTATAGATTGCTACAAATGCCCCATTGATTACTGGCCAAATACCAGAAGAGATACGTGCATCTTAAAGGAAACTGAATTTCTCTCTTATGCAGAACTCATGGGGCTCATTTTAACATTCTTTTCCTTGATGGGGGCACTTTTGACTATTTTTATAGCTCTAGTTTTCTTTAATTTCCGCGAAACTCCTATCGTCAGAGCCAACAACTCTGAGCTgagcttcctgctgctcttctccctgactctgtgcttcctgtgcTCTCTGACCTTCATCGGCCGGCCCTCTGAGTGGTCCTGCATGCTGCGACACACAGCGTTCGGCATCACATTTGTCCTCTGTATCTCTTGTGTTCTGGGGAAAACATTAGTGGTTTTAATGGCTTTCAGGGCCACACTTCCAGGCAGTAGTGTGATGAAATGGTTTGGTCCTGCACAGCAGAGACTCAGCGTTCTGGGTTTCACTCTCATACAGATTATCATATGTATCCTTTGGTTATCAATATCACCTCCATTTCCTTACAGAAATACGAATCACTACAAGGAGAAGATTATTCTGGAGTGTGCACTGGGATCAGCTGTTGGTTTCTGGGCTGTGTTAGGATACATTGGAATCttagctgtgttgtgttttctacTTGCTTTTCTGGCTCGTAAGCTGCCTGATAATTTCAATGAAGCTAAATTCATCACATTCAGCATGCTGATATTCTGTGCAGTCTGGATCACCTTTATCCCAGCATATGTCAGCTCTCCTGGGAAGTTCACTGTAGCTGTGGAGATATTTGCTATTCTGGCCTCCAGTTATGGGCTGCTGTTCTGTATTTTCATTCCCAAATGTTATATTATTTTACTGAGGCCAGAACAAAATAC GGTGGAGGAGATCAAATGTAAGACTTTGTTCTGA